Proteins from a genomic interval of Sylvia atricapilla isolate bSylAtr1 unplaced genomic scaffold, bSylAtr1.pri scaffold_78_arrow_ctg1, whole genome shotgun sequence:
- the LOC136375043 gene encoding Fc receptor-like protein 4 isoform X3 produces the protein MAGDTGMAGKVALLLWAQTLGLAGAQTTQLLVEPPWMPAVLWDRVTLTCQGSGTAGDTTWYRNGQRGWREVHNNFTVTKIGNYTCDRPGSGRSPPVRVLNDWLVLQVPTWPLLEGDTVTLRCRVRQNMPVTRVQFYHEGEEVRTPLNGTELSLSPLQHKHSGSYRCRGRVYYRGSQNWHISALVTVTVHEIPVLWVSVWAHLPGGQVAPGNRLVLSCAVATGTGPLSFTWHRGDSGALLGTSPHLELRHVGNNDSGHYHCWVSDGDSVAKSVPLNVTILVPVANATITPGPLSHQVHTGDPVTLHCSVQVGSAPVTFTWLHNGQEVAQGPVLELGDIDVGHSGTYQCVATNQLGQDRHRVFRALSPELALEVTPGSPWVTAVAVNVGRTLLFLVLLLAVIGGCHCWHRRGG, from the exons atggctggggacacggggatggcCGGGAAGGTGGCACTGCTCCTGTGGG cccagACCCTCGGCCTCGCTG GTGCCCAGACGACCCAGCTCCTGGTGGAGCCCCCCTGGATGCCGGCGGTGCTGTGGGACCGGGTGACACTGACCTGCCAGGGCTCGGGGACCGCCGGTGACACCACCTGGTACAGGAATGGGCAGCGCGGGTGGCGGGAGGTACACAACAACTTCACTGTCACCAAGATTGGCAACTACACATGTGACCGACCTGGCAGTGGGCGCAGCCCCCCTGTCAGAGTCTTAAATG ACTGGCTGGTGCTACAGGTGCCGACATGGCCACTGCTGGAAGGGGACACGGTGACACTGCGCTGCCGGGTCCGGCAGAACATGCCGGTCACCAGGGTTCAATTTTACCATGAGGGCGAGGAGGTGAGGACGCCCCTCAATGGGAccgagctgtccctgtcccctctgcagcaTAAACACAGTGGCAGCTACcgctgcaggggcagggtgtaCTACAGGGGATCACAGAACTGGCACATTTCGGcgctggtgacagtgacagtgcacG AAATCCCGGTCCTGTGGGTGTCTGTGTGGGCGCACCTCCCCGGGGGACAGGTGGCACCAGGGAACCGcctggtgctgagctgtgcagtggcCACAGGGACAGGTCCCCTGTCCTTCACCTGGCACCGGGGGGACtcaggggcactgctgggcaccaGCCCCCACCTGGAGCTGCGACACGTTGGGAACAATGACAGCGGCCACTATCACTGCTGGGTCAGCGATGGGGACAGTGTGGCCAAGAGTGTCCCCCTGAATGTCACCATCCTTG TTCCCGTGGCCAATGCCACCATCACCCCCGGTCCCCTGTCACACCAGGTGCACACAGGTGACCCCGTGACACTGCACTGCTCGGTGCAGGTGGGCTCAGCCCCTGTCACCTTCACCTGGCTGCACAATGGCCAGGAGGTGGCCCAGGGTCCTGTCCTGGAGCTTGGGGACATCGATGTGGGACATTCAGGCACCTACCAGTGTGTGGCCACCaaccagctgggacaggacaggCACCGCGTGTTCCGGGcactcagccctgagctggcccTGGAGGTGACCCCTGGCTCACCCTGGGTCACAG cagtggctgtgaatGTCGGCAGGACCCTCCTGTTCCtggtcctgctcctggctgtcatcgggggctgtcactgctggcacCGCCGGGGTGGGTGa
- the LOC136375043 gene encoding Fc receptor-like protein 4 isoform X1 produces MSPACPLLCLHPSSTLPPPRATYTWGRGVTFLPSSSSEEPPPRGPVATAASDSQSTWLGTRGWPGRWHCSCGPRPSASLVSPQGMPCPHPSVPSPAVALAGWCPLSPAGAQTTQLLVEPPWMPAVLWDRVTLTCQGSGTAGDTTWYRNGQRGWREVHNNFTVTKIGNYTCDRPGSGRSPPVRVLNDWLVLQVPTWPLLEGDTVTLRCRVRQNMPVTRVQFYHEGEEVRTPLNGTELSLSPLQHKHSGSYRCRGRVYYRGSQNWHISALVTVTVHEIPVLWVSVWAHLPGGQVAPGNRLVLSCAVATGTGPLSFTWHRGDSGALLGTSPHLELRHVGNNDSGHYHCWVSDGDSVAKSVPLNVTILVPVANATITPGPLSHQVHTGDPVTLHCSVQVGSAPVTFTWLHNGQEVAQGPVLELGDIDVGHSGTYQCVATNQLGQDRHRVFRALSPELALEVTPGSPWVTAVAVNVGRTLLFLVLLLAVIGGCHCWHRRGG; encoded by the exons atgtccccagcctgtcccctaCTGTGTCTCCACCCATCCTCCACCCTGCCCCCACCAAGGGCCACCTACACGTGGGGACGAGGTGTgacctttcttccttcctcttcatccGAAGAGCCGCCACCCAGGGGACCGGTGGCCACAGCAGCGAGTGACAGCCAGTCCAcatggctggggacacggggatggcCGGGAAGGTGGCACTGCTCCTGTGGG cccagACCCTCGGCCTCGCTGGTGAGTCCTCAGGGGATGCCATGTCCccacccctctgtccccagccctgcggTGGCCCTGGCAGGCTGGTGTCCCCTGTCACCCGCAGGTGCCCAGACGACCCAGCTCCTGGTGGAGCCCCCCTGGATGCCGGCGGTGCTGTGGGACCGGGTGACACTGACCTGCCAGGGCTCGGGGACCGCCGGTGACACCACCTGGTACAGGAATGGGCAGCGCGGGTGGCGGGAGGTACACAACAACTTCACTGTCACCAAGATTGGCAACTACACATGTGACCGACCTGGCAGTGGGCGCAGCCCCCCTGTCAGAGTCTTAAATG ACTGGCTGGTGCTACAGGTGCCGACATGGCCACTGCTGGAAGGGGACACGGTGACACTGCGCTGCCGGGTCCGGCAGAACATGCCGGTCACCAGGGTTCAATTTTACCATGAGGGCGAGGAGGTGAGGACGCCCCTCAATGGGAccgagctgtccctgtcccctctgcagcaTAAACACAGTGGCAGCTACcgctgcaggggcagggtgtaCTACAGGGGATCACAGAACTGGCACATTTCGGcgctggtgacagtgacagtgcacG AAATCCCGGTCCTGTGGGTGTCTGTGTGGGCGCACCTCCCCGGGGGACAGGTGGCACCAGGGAACCGcctggtgctgagctgtgcagtggcCACAGGGACAGGTCCCCTGTCCTTCACCTGGCACCGGGGGGACtcaggggcactgctgggcaccaGCCCCCACCTGGAGCTGCGACACGTTGGGAACAATGACAGCGGCCACTATCACTGCTGGGTCAGCGATGGGGACAGTGTGGCCAAGAGTGTCCCCCTGAATGTCACCATCCTTG TTCCCGTGGCCAATGCCACCATCACCCCCGGTCCCCTGTCACACCAGGTGCACACAGGTGACCCCGTGACACTGCACTGCTCGGTGCAGGTGGGCTCAGCCCCTGTCACCTTCACCTGGCTGCACAATGGCCAGGAGGTGGCCCAGGGTCCTGTCCTGGAGCTTGGGGACATCGATGTGGGACATTCAGGCACCTACCAGTGTGTGGCCACCaaccagctgggacaggacaggCACCGCGTGTTCCGGGcactcagccctgagctggcccTGGAGGTGACCCCTGGCTCACCCTGGGTCACAG cagtggctgtgaatGTCGGCAGGACCCTCCTGTTCCtggtcctgctcctggctgtcatcgggggctgtcactgctggcacCGCCGGGGTGGGTGa
- the LOC136375043 gene encoding Fc receptor-like protein 4 isoform X2, with product MSPACPLLCLHPSSTLPPPRATYTWGRGVTFLPSSSSEEPPPRGPVATAASDSQSTWLGTRGWPGRWHCSCGPRPSASLVSPQGMPCPHPSVPSPAVALAGWCPLSPAGAQTTQLLVEPPWMPAVLWDRVTLTCQGSGTAGDTTWYRNGQRGWREVHNNFTVTKIGNYTCDRPGSGRSPPVRVLNDWLVLQVPTWPLLEGDTVTLRCRVRQNMPVTRVQFYHEGEEVRTPLNGTELSLSPLQHKHSGSYRCRGRVYYRGSQNWHISALVTVTVHEIPVLWVSVWAHLPGGQVAPGNRLVLSCAVATGTGPLSFTWHRGDSGALLGTSPHLELRHVGNNDSGHYHCWVSDGDSVAKSVPLNVTILVPVANATITPGPLSHQVHTGDPVTLHCSVQVGSAPVTFTWLHNGQEVAQGPVLELGDIDVGHSGTYQCVATNQLGQDRHRVFRALSPELALEVTPGSPWVTVAVNVGRTLLFLVLLLAVIGGCHCWHRRGG from the exons atgtccccagcctgtcccctaCTGTGTCTCCACCCATCCTCCACCCTGCCCCCACCAAGGGCCACCTACACGTGGGGACGAGGTGTgacctttcttccttcctcttcatccGAAGAGCCGCCACCCAGGGGACCGGTGGCCACAGCAGCGAGTGACAGCCAGTCCAcatggctggggacacggggatggcCGGGAAGGTGGCACTGCTCCTGTGGG cccagACCCTCGGCCTCGCTGGTGAGTCCTCAGGGGATGCCATGTCCccacccctctgtccccagccctgcggTGGCCCTGGCAGGCTGGTGTCCCCTGTCACCCGCAGGTGCCCAGACGACCCAGCTCCTGGTGGAGCCCCCCTGGATGCCGGCGGTGCTGTGGGACCGGGTGACACTGACCTGCCAGGGCTCGGGGACCGCCGGTGACACCACCTGGTACAGGAATGGGCAGCGCGGGTGGCGGGAGGTACACAACAACTTCACTGTCACCAAGATTGGCAACTACACATGTGACCGACCTGGCAGTGGGCGCAGCCCCCCTGTCAGAGTCTTAAATG ACTGGCTGGTGCTACAGGTGCCGACATGGCCACTGCTGGAAGGGGACACGGTGACACTGCGCTGCCGGGTCCGGCAGAACATGCCGGTCACCAGGGTTCAATTTTACCATGAGGGCGAGGAGGTGAGGACGCCCCTCAATGGGAccgagctgtccctgtcccctctgcagcaTAAACACAGTGGCAGCTACcgctgcaggggcagggtgtaCTACAGGGGATCACAGAACTGGCACATTTCGGcgctggtgacagtgacagtgcacG AAATCCCGGTCCTGTGGGTGTCTGTGTGGGCGCACCTCCCCGGGGGACAGGTGGCACCAGGGAACCGcctggtgctgagctgtgcagtggcCACAGGGACAGGTCCCCTGTCCTTCACCTGGCACCGGGGGGACtcaggggcactgctgggcaccaGCCCCCACCTGGAGCTGCGACACGTTGGGAACAATGACAGCGGCCACTATCACTGCTGGGTCAGCGATGGGGACAGTGTGGCCAAGAGTGTCCCCCTGAATGTCACCATCCTTG TTCCCGTGGCCAATGCCACCATCACCCCCGGTCCCCTGTCACACCAGGTGCACACAGGTGACCCCGTGACACTGCACTGCTCGGTGCAGGTGGGCTCAGCCCCTGTCACCTTCACCTGGCTGCACAATGGCCAGGAGGTGGCCCAGGGTCCTGTCCTGGAGCTTGGGGACATCGATGTGGGACATTCAGGCACCTACCAGTGTGTGGCCACCaaccagctgggacaggacaggCACCGCGTGTTCCGGGcactcagccctgagctggcccTGGAGGTGACCCCTGGCTCACCCTGGGTCACAG tggctgtgaatGTCGGCAGGACCCTCCTGTTCCtggtcctgctcctggctgtcatcgggggctgtcactgctggcacCGCCGGGGTGGGTGa